The DNA region CATTCATCCTGTTTTATATGCTAAAAGATGGTGATCGCTTAGTTCCTGGAATCAAGCGTTTTTTACCGAAAAAACGTCAGGATGACATCGTTGAATTATTAAATAAATTAAATAAAACATTATCAAGTTATATCAGCGGACAAGCAATCGAATGTTTATTCGTTGCTACATTTACTGTGATTGGCTATTCTCTGATCGGTGTACGCTATGCCTTTTTATTCGGTGTTATCGCTGGTATAACCAATTTGATCCCATATTTAGGACCGTATTTAGGTTTAGCCCCAGCTGTGTTTGTGACCGTTTTTGACGAGCCATTCAAAGCATTGCTTTGTTGTTTAGTCGTATTGGTTGTACAACAAATTGATGGAAACATCATTTATCCAAATGTGATCGGTAAATCTTTACAGATCCATCCTTTAACGATCATTATCATTTTACTTGTTGCTGGAAATATTGCCGGACTGTTAGGGATTTTCTTAGGTGTTCCATTTTATGCGATTTGTAAAACGATAGCAATTCATGTATATAGCATGGTGCGTAAGGATAAAATGGCTGAGGATTTAGTGCTGGATTTAAGTGGCGAAATAAATTCACCATCAAGTAAGGAAAAATAGGGTGAGAATATTGAAATCACTTTCTATTTGTGATACGATTTCATCGTGACTACATTGTGTAGTCACGTTTTTTAAAACGAAAGAGTGATCTTTCAAAATACTAAAATAGTTAAATGACCTGTTTAACTATTTTACAGACATTTAAGGAGAGAAAACATTATGAACAATGCTGACCCCGATAGTCAGTCGCTTATCGCACAAGTCTTATTATTGATCGTGTTAACCTTGATCAATGCATTTCTTGCGGCATCAGAAATTGCGGTAGTTTCTGTAAATAAGAATCGTGTTGAACAAAAGGCAGAAGAAGGAGATAAAAAAGCGATCAAGCTTTTAAAAGTCCTTAAAGATCCGACCAGTTTCCTATCAACGATCCAAGTTGGTATTACCTTAGTCAATATTTTATCTGGTGCATCTTTAGCTGATTCTTTGTCTGCAAAATTAGCCCCAATTTTAGGTGGAGGAGCTGCAGCAAAAAATCTTGCCAACATTATTATTTTAGCTTTACTGACATATGTTTCGATCGTTTTTGGTGAATTATATCCTAAACGAATCGCTATGAATAAATCTGAGGAAGTTGCTCAATTTACGTCTGGCTTTGTCCGCACGATCGGTGTTGTTGCTCGACCATTTGTTTGGTTGCTTTCTGCATCGACAGATTTACTTTCGAAGCTGACACCAATGAAGTTTGATGATGCTGATTCTAAAATGACGCGTGATGAAATGCGCTATATGCTGGAATCAGAAGGTGTGCTGGACAATGACGAATTGGAAATGCTCCAAGGAGTCTTTTCTCTAGATACAAAAGTTGCTCGTGAGGTCATGGTTCCACGAACAGATGCCTTTATGATCGATATCGAAGATGATATCCACGAGAATATCAATGCTGTTTTATCAGAAAACTTTTCAAGAATACCTGTTTATAACGAAGATAAAGATAAGATCGTAGGGATTCTTCATACGAAAAACTTATTGAAAGCTGCCCATACATTCGGTTTCGATAATGTTCAGCTAAAAAATATCATCCAAGAGCCATTGTTCGTACCTGAAACAATTTTTATTGATGATCTATTGTATGAGCTGAAAAGAACACAAAATCAAATGGCGATTTTGCTTGATGAATACGGTGGTGTCGTTGGACTAGCTACCTTAGAAGATTTATTAGAAGAAATCGTTGGAGAGATCGATGATGAA from Enterococcus sp. 9D6_DIV0238 includes:
- a CDS encoding AI-2E family transporter encodes the protein MFERLRQSKLFFWSAELLVIATLILVSSKINFIFAPVGTFFSTLFAPVLVAGFLYYILNPIVNLLMKTKMKRIYAILIVFLLLIATIVLLLVSVIPSLVSQLSSLASNMPEVFKGVEAWVTQMSELPIFKEAELTKYIEQLDISYGNIIQQFLSGLSSSLGSIVSTVASTTIIIVTAPFILFYMLKDGDRLVPGIKRFLPKKRQDDIVELLNKLNKTLSSYISGQAIECLFVATFTVIGYSLIGVRYAFLFGVIAGITNLIPYLGPYLGLAPAVFVTVFDEPFKALLCCLVVLVVQQIDGNIIYPNVIGKSLQIHPLTIIIILLVAGNIAGLLGIFLGVPFYAICKTIAIHVYSMVRKDKMAEDLVLDLSGEINSPSSKEK
- a CDS encoding hemolysin family protein; translation: MNNADPDSQSLIAQVLLLIVLTLINAFLAASEIAVVSVNKNRVEQKAEEGDKKAIKLLKVLKDPTSFLSTIQVGITLVNILSGASLADSLSAKLAPILGGGAAAKNLANIIILALLTYVSIVFGELYPKRIAMNKSEEVAQFTSGFVRTIGVVARPFVWLLSASTDLLSKLTPMKFDDADSKMTRDEMRYMLESEGVLDNDELEMLQGVFSLDTKVAREVMVPRTDAFMIDIEDDIHENINAVLSENFSRIPVYNEDKDKIVGILHTKNLLKAAHTFGFDNVQLKNIIQEPLFVPETIFIDDLLYELKRTQNQMAILLDEYGGVVGLATLEDLLEEIVGEIDDESDEVENLYTKINEHEYLIQGRMLIDEFNEAFETDLHMSDVDTMAGYLITALGTIPDEGEKLSFDVGNLTLTSEEMEGTRVLALKVVFHDEEEVDEEPEENRRFFRKELEEDEPRR